caaaactggaATTCCCTCCTCAGAAAGATTCGTCTGCtctagcccaatctcctcagaaaGATTCGTCTGCTCTAGTCCAATCCCACTGTTATCCTCTGTCAGTAGATGACATTTTTGCTTCGCTTGGCATTCCTTTATTGACCCTctttcctgtttttgtttttaattgctgttatAGGTATtgttttaacatttattttaatgtttttcaaCTGTTCACCACCTTGAAGAACctgactgggaagaaaggcaggataacaatgttttaaataaaataataaaacaaaatgtgCACAAGTCTCTCTACCAGTCCCTTCTGCTGGTGCATTCCTCCAACTCAGGGAACTCTtccatttattgttattatttatgaaAGAGGCTTTTCTGATGGCAATTAGAAACTGGCACCAACCAAACAGACAATTCAGTTGAAATGTAGTCTTGTAAACAAACTACTATAATAACCTTCAAGTGAAGCAAAAGTAAGGAACACAAGAAAATGATGGGAACAGCTCTACTTTTTGCATACTAATGCTTCCCTCTCATGTTTTAACTCCTTTTGCAAAGAGATATTATATTAATATGTCTTAAGAATTTAACAAGCACAAGTAAAGTTTGAGAATGACTGTTTTGCTCCTGTTCGTCTACTGGCTTATTTAAACTCTGTTAAGAAGTTGTTTTGAATCTACAGACAACAAGCTTTTTTACCCCTCAAACATTAACAAGAGGCTATTCTCAGCTTTCAGTATGCCTATGAATGTGATAACAGAGATCCAGGAAGAAGCTCTACAACCAAGCTAAGTTACACTAACAAAGTATGGTTGCTCTGAAGACAGTCTACCACCAGTAAAGCCAACAGCAGGATGGGCTGCTGCCAGCATTATAGAGCAACGGGACTGTGATTGTGTCACGTCTACTTAGCATTCACACTTACCCATAGCAGCTTCTTTAGTGAGCTGGCTGTGATACTTCGAGCACTCTGCAATCATCTGTTGCAGCTCTCCTGTGCTGCGTTTGAATGGCTCCTTGACGAAAGCCTCCGAACACGACTTTGTATAAACTGAAGCGGGACGGATGGTTTCGGTACGGCCATGTCTGAATGCTGCTGTGCTGCAAGATTCATAGGTAGCCACAGTCTGACCGTATTGCTGCAGAAAGGCCATCTGAAACGCCAGCTGAACGACAGCATCAGGACTCAATTTCTGCTTCTTTAAGAACTCTTTACCCCCTCTCTTGAACTCAAGTATTTCCACTGTCAGCTTTTTCACAGAAGCATCAAAATTTTGTTTAGCCTTGGTAATTCCTTCTTTTAACGTATCATTCAATTTAAAGGTCAGTTTCTGAACAGCCGTGGAAGAATCAACTGCGGCAGGCTGCGACTGGGGCGTGACAGCAGGTGAACGGGTGCTGTCCTTAAAGACTTCATTTTGGAATCTCAGCACAGCCACTCCGTCTCCCCAGGAATGCTCAAAATGAATTGCTGCCGTGCCATCTTGGGTTAGAATGAGGTTAAATGACTTGTCGTACCATCTGTTGGTGCCATCCCCATGAAGCATGGTATGGGACAACTGGACGAGGTCTTTAACTGGAGAATCATCAAAGCACAGACAGAATATTGCCGAATCCACTATCCTTAAGGCTTCCTCATTGCTGCTGTCAAGCAGCTCCTGCCTTAGCGATGCCCACGTATCTCGGTTTTCAGTCGTCAGGCAAGCAAGAGGGAATGCGGGAACGGCGCTGTTGTCAGAAAGGATGTATTTTAGGTGTGCTTGAATTTCTGAGGGCTTCATTATGTTCCCTTCTCTATCAATCACGTCAAAGGTGTAAAAATTTCCATTTCTAAGCACCAGTAAGTGCTTTGCCTTTTCGTTGGTAAAAAGCTCGTCCCTGTTGCGCTTGGGCAACCGCGTGGAATTGAAAAGCCTGAAGTACTGCGACATGTCGAGTGGGTAGGCATTGAGCATATAAGCACCAAACCAGGACAGAGAGGAAGGCACAAAGCGAATAAACCTTTTGAAAGCTTGAGTATCACTTCGAGAGGGGTTGAGGTGGAAAACCTCAGGCTCCAAAATGCCAGCCTGGAGAGTCTTCAAGAAACGCAAAGCAGAAACAGTCATATTAGTTGCCCTTGTGAGCTGGTCATTATATTCAACTTTGGGATCAGGGCTGAAAACCATGAATGGATTAAAATTCAAAACAACCGATTCACGGGCCTTTAAGTACATGTCAAACCAGGGACCTAAAACATAgagattttaaaaagagatgAACACAACAGACACTAGACAGATAAATCTCATTAATATGCAAGTATCAAACCTATTCATAGGAAGGCACTTCCATTTTAATTTCTAGTCTTTGAGGTGAAGCACGCACAGGTTAGTTTCCATGTTCCTGAAATCCAAAACGAAGCTTGTACTAATCCTTTGTGAAATTGACATGTGGCCTATATGCATTTCTGAATAGTTTAATACCGAGAATCCACTTACAGTGTACTCTTCTCTTTGGTCTACCATTATTTTATCTTTGAGAAATACCATTACCACCCAAGCTTCTTTACCCTTCTGCCCCTCTATCACTTCTGCTGTTTCCTCTCAATCTTTTCTACAACAAGCCTCAGTTCCTCAGCCAGCGCATCACTCCTATTCCTGTCTTCCTTCTATTTATGCTTGGCTTACAATTCATAGTTTTTTTCCCCAGCCATGAGGTCTGTAAAATTTTAATGGAAGATGAAAGGTTACTGTCAGCATAATCTTAGTAAAACAAGTACATTGGAATCAATTTCAAAGTATGTTTTCTTTCCCCAGAGGGGTTTTCTTTCTCCAATATCTATCAGGGCTGAGTAAAGTTTGGTTCTTAAAAATGAAGGTAACCAATGAAACAAAGGTAATCCTATCGGCTACATTTTGCATGTTCTGTTGCACTCATGCAGCCATTCATTATAATGCAGAATTCAATAACCAAACTTGCTTTACTTCAATTAGCACTGAAAACACACCCAAATGATATCAACAGAAACAATGAGTTGTATGCTCTGCTTTATGTTCCTGTCACAATAAACTTAAATGGGTTCTTGGTCAGAGATTTGTATGTAAGCAACTGGGATGGCGGCAGATTGGCAGTAGTGAAATAAGAAATCACAGTTCAGGGATTAAGGGCTGggtaaaaattgaaataaataaataaaatataaggtTAGGCTGGAAAACACTTATTCCTTCACTGCAAAATAGTCCTTATATTCGGTATGTTGTGATTTACATTGTTTAACAGAAATCATCTGCTCTTCCTCATATTCTCCCATGGAGGCACACCCTTTTCCCTTTATCAGCAAGTACTAGGTTATACTGGGTTCATTTGCCTGGCTAGCAGGAGGTGAGTTAGTTTGCTTTGTCCTCCTAATGGTCATTTAGaccaaaaaaaatcttgcaacatTCTGTCCTTAATATAGgttacattaaaaacaaagcagCAGAAGGACAAAGGCACAGCAGAA
This Euleptes europaea isolate rEulEur1 chromosome 2, rEulEur1.hap1, whole genome shotgun sequence DNA region includes the following protein-coding sequences:
- the CPT2 gene encoding carnitine O-palmitoyltransferase 2, mitochondrial, which produces MAAQAALAPSCSRFRGAAACRLQPFAAGLRRSYSQDGSLAQFLHRSLVPTMHYQKSLPRLPIPKLEDTIRRYLNAQKPLLNDDQFRKTEQLAVNFRNGIGKELHEQLVTQDKQNKHTSYISGPWFDMYLKARESVVLNFNPFMVFSPDPKVEYNDQLTRATNMTVSALRFLKTLQAGILEPEVFHLNPSRSDTQAFKRFIRFVPSSLSWFGAYMLNAYPLDMSQYFRLFNSTRLPKRNRDELFTNEKAKHLLVLRNGNFYTFDVIDREGNIMKPSEIQAHLKYILSDNSAVPAFPLACLTTENRDTWASLRQELLDSSNEEALRIVDSAIFCLCFDDSPVKDLVQLSHTMLHGDGTNRWYDKSFNLILTQDGTAAIHFEHSWGDGVAVLRFQNEVFKDSTRSPAVTPQSQPAAVDSSTAVQKLTFKLNDTLKEGITKAKQNFDASVKKLTVEILEFKRGGKEFLKKQKLSPDAVVQLAFQMAFLQQYGQTVATYESCSTAAFRHGRTETIRPASVYTKSCSEAFVKEPFKRSTGELQQMIAECSKYHSQLTKEAAMGQGFDRHLFGLRYLVESSGMPLPDFYQDQAYAQINHNILSTSTLSSPAVTMGGFAPVVPDGFGVAYRVHDDLIGCSVSTYPARNVHEFLQCVHKSLDDIFNVLEDKHIRK